The following proteins come from a genomic window of Nicotiana tomentosiformis chromosome 12, ASM39032v3, whole genome shotgun sequence:
- the LOC138902315 gene encoding uncharacterized protein gives MDWLSSNYAVLDFHAKTITLGMLELPRLEWKGSSVSVSSQVISFLKTQHIVEKGCLAYLAYVRDTPIETLMIDSVLLVREFYDVLLSDLPGMPPNCDIDFCIDLDLGIQPISIPPYCVAPRKLKELKE, from the coding sequence atggactggttgtcttcAAATTACGCCgtccttgatttccatgccaagactattaccttggggatgctagagttgcctagattggagtggaagggttcgtctgtcagtgtatctagtcaggttatctctttCCTGAAGACTCAACACatagtcgagaagggttgtttggcttatctagcttatgttcgggatactccTATAGAGACTTtgatgattgattcagtgctcTTAGTGCGTGAGTTCTATGATGTGCTTCTTtctgatctaccaggcatgccaccaaattgtgatatcgatttttgtattgatttggatcTAGGTatccagcctatctctattccgcCGTACTGCGTGGCTCCAAgaaagttgaaggagttgaaagaatag